The genome window CTGCTGCTTGCAACCTTGTTTGTGGATGATTTAAATGTTATTAGGTGGGTTTTGTGTGGGGTTTGGCAATACCAGCAGTTCGGGGGGGGGACTGAGGCACAGCACGGTTAAGTGAGCTGCTTATGGCAcccagggcagggtttggagggcaAAAGCACTCACCCAGCCCTCTCAGTGCTGGCTGCAACCTCACCTGTGGGTGATTTAGATGCTAATTGATCGTTAGGGGGGTTCTGTGTAGGGTCTGGCAATGCTGGCAGCactggggggaaactgaggcacagcacgGTTAAGGGAGCAGCTTAAAGCACCCAGAAAAGGGTTTGGAGAGCAAAAGCGCTCACCCAGCTCTCTCAGATCTGGTTACAACCTTGGTAGAGGTTGATTTGGTTGTTTCAGTGGGTTTTGTGCAGGGCTGTTGCACAGGACGCCTCCTACAAGCAGCCCAATGCAACCACTGCTTGGGGCCACATCCATAgcttggggagggggctgtgggaGGCGGCTGAGCCCCCATTTTTGGGTTAATCCTCAGGGTGCTCTGGTCCTGCTGCCACCAACCCGTGGGTGCCCATCCCATCACCCGGGGGGGTTTGTGCTTGATTCTTTGAGTCACCGCACAGGGGGACAGTGACAACCGGAGCCTCAGGGCTCgccagtgcctcagtttcccctccggGAAGGTCTGGAGAAGGTGGCAGCGCCCTGGGGGCCTCACATCTCAGGGGGTCCCCTTGCACCACTTGGGCTGGAAACACCCCCCGAGGCCTCTTCATCTAAGAGGCTCCCGCCTGATTACAACTTGGGAGGGATTGGGCCGGGAGCGAGTTTAAAGACGGGATTATTCCTGTACAAATTCTGATTAAACCGTCCCCAAACCCTCCTGCTACAAGATTAAGCCGAGCTCTAATCTCGCTCGAGCAGCAAGACTTCGTCAATAACTCCAAATCTCTCTGCTGTTAGTTTATCTGGTGGGGATTAAGCTGGGGGGATGGATCCTGAACTtgtattataatatatatatataaaataacacagccctgtgtgtgtgtgtgtgtgctgggcagTGTGACAGCTCCCATGTCTCAGATGGGGATGGCGCCGGTGCCACCCCAATGCCAGCGTGGGATCCGGGGACTGACCAGAGCTGCTTGTTCCTGCCTGTCCATGCTTGTCCCTGCttgtccctgcccatccctgcctgtccctgcctgtcccaagGAGCTGTTGAGCCGCCTGTTCCCTGGGCAgattttatcatagaatcacagaatcattttggttggaaaagcccctcaaggtcatggagtccaactgttcccccaccccagcaccaaCCCAAGTCCCTGGGAATCTGATCTACACATTTTTATGGTGTAAAATTTATTACAATGCAAAATTTTGGGCACtgcaggtggtgagagcctggcctaggttacccagagaggtggtggatgaaccatccctggagacatcccaggccaggctggacggggctctgagcaccctgagctgctgaagatgtccctgctcatggcaggggtgggtaaggtgacatttgaaggtcccttcaacccaaaccctcctGTGATTCGGTCGTTCTGTGAtcgtcatagaaccacagaatcattttggttggaaaagcgcctcaggaccatcaagtccaaccgttaacacaaccctggcactgccccatgtcctgggaacctcatgtccgtctgtccaaccctccagggatggtgactccagcactgccctgggcagcctgttcaatgtcccacagccctttggggaagaaattgttccccagatccaacctcaacctccttctccaaccccttccccagctccattccttcTCTgagctcactccagcacctcaaggtctttcttggtgtgaggggccaaaaacatCGAACATAAAACTTCAACTGAAGTTTAAACCGAACAAAACTCCCAAGGCTCACGAGtcatggtctagtggaaggtgtccctgcccatggcgagGGGTTTGGAACTTGCTGACCTTcaggatcccttccaacccaaaccattctgtgatttaacTGGGGATTCGTGGCTGCTCCACCACCCTGAACACCCCTTGTCCAGGACAAGGGACCCAGGGAAGGGCAAATTCCCCTTCCCACATCCAACCCAGCCAAGATGGGACCGGGGTCCCCATCCCGTTGGCTTCTCCAGATTCTCCCACCAGCGCGGGGCGGGTAATTCGCACAAATCCCAGCGCTGGCTCCGCCGAGTCCCTCTAAGCTCTTTGCCGCGCTCCAGATCAGCCTGCGTTCAatctgtttgcaaagctgtacaGAGTGTTTGCGCAGCGGGGACCGGGCCGGGGGATTAGGGGAAACGCTCCCTCAGCATCTGCTCGGTCCAGCCATGGCTGGTACCGGAACATCGCTCACCTTGGGGGACCATCCCGGCCCCCCCAGGCTTCCCCATTCCCACCCTGCCATGGGACCCGGGGAGTATTCTGGCTCCAAAGgtgctgggggtcctggcacATGACTGTGCTGGTCTGGAAGCCTCAGAGGTCATGATTCAGGGACCTTCCAGGGGTGTCACTTGGACCTGAGCcctcaagaaaggccttgaggtgctggagcgagtggagagaagggaatggagctggtgaggggctggagcacaagtgtgatgggagcggctgagggacctgggggttcagctggagaacaggagctgaggggagaccttctgatctctgaactgcctgaaaggagcttggagccaggggggggttggtctgtgctcccaagggataaaacaagaggaaacggcctcaagttgcgccaggggaggttgaggttggatgtggggaacaatttcttccccaaagggctgtggggcattgaacaggctgcccagggcagtgctggagtcaccacccctggagggctggacagacggacatgaggttctcaggacatggggcagtgctggggctggggaatggttggactcaatcttgatggtcttttccaaccaaaatgattctgtgatgattctCTGTGTGGCCTGAGCCACATGCACGCAGCTCCAgggcctggggggacactgggcagGTGGACCAGAGGGTGCTTgggtgctgggatggggacacccaccaGCACAACCAtgtccagaagcagcagcttgaaCTCATGGAAAGAAGAACCAGGTCCTGAAGGGTGCAGACATCCAAGTGATGGGTTGGTTTGCAACACGCAGTGTGAGCCTGAGGATCACAGCTTTGCACAAGCCAAATTTAACCCTCGATGCATGGTGGGTGCAGGCAGTGTCCTGGTACATCCTGGTGTCCCCACAATGCCACCACATTGATCCCCTTGAGACCACGCGCAGCTCCTCTCCCACCGGCCCACACTAATCAGCAAGAAAGTTAGTTGCCAAAATCTGATGTTCCCCAAGGGGGAAAAGACGATTAACTCAAGAATCAACAGTCTGACATTTCGGCTTAGTGGGAAAATCCTTGTGGTTTCCCAAGCTGGGCACATTAGGAGCTCAGTGGCTCATGGTGTTATCAGATTACAAACAATATCAGAATTACAGCTTTTAAATCTGGGCTTTACAAAGACTTAGCAATTATACAGCACTGTGGAAACCAGGGCGACGTGGACCCTTTGGAGTGAAGAGTTGGTCCCAACGGTCGTTTTCCCAAGGTAAGCTGGGGAGTCCCCTCCATGGACACCACCACTGTTGACCAAACCGTGTGTCCAACTGGTGCTGGACACCCCAACCGCAACCATGGGGATGCCTCACGTTGGATGGGACCAAGCTCCTTCCCTTGGGGTCTTCTCCAGCTACCCAGGGATGATGGTGTAGGAGGTTTCTCCCAGCTGGCACATTTAGCTCTGTTGGTCGTTCTTCACCCTGTTCATTCCCCAGCTGAGTTTCTTCCTTCCAGCATCCTTAAAAATAGAGTCTTGGTCTTCATCCAGATCCCCTACGGATTTGCTGCGGGTCCCCAAGAGGATCTGGTTCTGCCATCTGAGGTGACTTCCATGTAGATCTAGATGGAGAACCTGGTGGAGTTAAAGCAAAGCTTTGGAAGCCCAAGAGCCATCTGGAGGTGTCTCTGCTCTGCATCCCAAAGCAACCCTCGCCCAACAAGACTGGAGCTGGAGCACGAGGAGCCAATTGATCATTGGGGGTTCCTGATGGCTCCAGCCTCCTTGGTCCTTCCTCCAGGAGAAGGAGCATCCTCCAACCTCAGCTGGGTCATTGTGTGGCGAGTGGGGAGTTTTTAACAAGGGCTCCTTTGTCCTACCTGCTAATTAGTCTAGATTAGGCTACATAAGTGCAGTTGATGGACTCAACTTGCAGGGCTCCCGGGCACCAGGTTGTCCTTGCTGTTTCTGTGGGTCCTCACCAGGGCTGGTGAGATGTGGCGTTGTCATCCAAGGGCCCAGACCTGCCCGTCCTGTCCCCCCCACCAGCTGTGGGACCAcatcccaggttgcccagggcagtggtggagtcaccatccctggagggttggacagacggacatgaggttctcagggacatggggcagtgctgggggtggagaacgattggactcgatgatcttgaggggcttttccaaccaaaatgtgaTTCCCTGTTGACTCCCAGGCTGCACTGGGGAGCAATGATTGCGCCAGTTCTCAGCTCCTCAGCAGTGCCAGACCCCCGTGTCCTGCAGACATACAGGGGATTTAAACAACCCCGAGTACCAACCGGCGGAGCCAGGACCCCGGAACAGATGAGAGACCCctcaccctgctgcacacacacacatggggATGTCCCCTCGCGTCCCAGGGCCAGCTGTGCTCTCGCCGGGGGCCAgcgcagcagcagggcagcgttTGCCCCGCCTGGCACAGCTCCCTGCCCTCttggcacaggctggagctgctggaagggacGATTCCCCAGCTGTCGGGCGCACACACGCCCGGGGGACTTGGCACCACGCTGGGCTTGGCCACCGGCCAGCGAGCCAagggctgggggggccgggggcacAGCTGGACCCTGGGCACCAGCGGGCAGCCGGCCACTGGCCTCATCCCGCTGCTCCCAGAGCGTTGCTGTGTGTGCACAGCCATGCTGTGCGGACATGCAGGAAAGGGGCTCTCAGTTCCACAGGCTGCAATAACCCCCAGCCCACCGtgcagagcagggcagggaaagAGCCAGCCCCAGGTGGGTGCATCCCCAGGTAACAATATCCACAGGTAGAAGCATCTCTGGGAGGGTGCATCCCCAGGTAATTGCATTCTCACGTATGTTCATCCCCAGGTAGGTGCATCCTCAGGTAGGCACATCCCCAGGTAGATAAATCTCCAGGTGAAAGGATCCCTGGGTAGGTGGATCCCCAAGTAAAAGCATCCGTGGGTAGGTGCATCCCTGGATAGGTGCATCCCCAGGTGGGTGCACCCAGAGATCGTTGCATCCCCAGGTAGGTGCATCCACAGATAGGTGCATCCCCAAATAGATGCATCCCCAGGTAAGTGCATCCCCAGGTAGGTTCATCCCCAGGTAGCTGCATCCCCAGGTAGGTGCATCCCCAGGTGGTTGCACCCAGAGATAGGTGCGTCCCCAGGTAGGAGCATCCCCAGATAAGTGAATCCCCAGGTAGGTTCATCCCCAGGTAAGTGCATCCCCAGGTAAGTTCATCCCCAGGTAGGTGCATCCCCGGGTAGGTGCACCCTCAGGTAGATGCATCCCCAGGTAGCTGCATCCCCAGATAGGTGCATCCCCAGGTGGGTGCACCCACAGATGGGTGTATCCCCAGGTAGGAGCATCCCCAGGTAGGTGCATCCTCAGGTATGTGCATTCCCAGGTAGAAGCATCCCCAGGTAGGTGCATCCTCAGGTAAGTGCATTCCCAGGTAGATGCATTCCCAGATAGAAGCATCCCCAGGTAGGTGCATCCTCAGGTAAGTGCATTCCCAGGTAGATGCATCCCCAGGTAGGTGCATCCTCAGGTAAGTGCATTCCCAGGTAGATGCATCCCCAGGTAGGTGCATCCTCAGGTAAGTGCATTCCCAGGTAGATGCATCCCCAGGTAGGAGCATCCCCAGGTAAGTGTATCCCCAGGTAGGTGCATCCCCAGGTAGGTGCATCCCCAGGTGGGTGCATCCCCAGATAGATGCATCCCCAGGTAGGAGCATCCCCAGGTAAGTGCATCTCCAGGTAGGATCATCCCCAGGTAAGTGGATCCCCACGTAGGTTCATCCCCAGGTAGGTTCATCCCCAGGTAGGTTCATCCCCAGGTAGGTGCATCCTCAGGTAAGTGCATCCCCAGGTAGATGCATTCCCAGGTAGGTGCATCCTCATGTAGGTGCATTCCAAGCCCACTCCCAAACCAAACGAtccccccttgctcaggggacacacaagctctcctctcctctcctcctgcccagctCACTCCCCCCGTGCCCCTCAGCCCCGTCCCCGCTTGGGCCCGCAGGGTCTCCCCCAGCCCTTTGCAGCGCGGCTGCAGCTGCAGGTCCCCCCAGAGAGCCCCCGGTGCTCGCTCCACGTGCCAGGCACAGCTTGCGGGGACGCGGTGCTCGGCAGCTCCCACCGGGCTCCCGGCAGCAGCCGGCGCGCGGGGCGGGGGACGGCGAGGCACCGCGTCGTGCGAGGACACGTGGAGCACGGGGTCCCGCGTCAGGGGCCGTGGGGAGGTCTCAGCAGCAGCCAGAAGCTGTTCGGGGCTTTTAGCGCAGCTGGGAAATAAGGACTCAAGGGCCTGGTCACGATGGTTACAACAAGGTGAAGTCAGGACGCCGGTGTCCCCTGTGCCGTCCAAGCAGGGCACGTCCTGGTGCCTCTGCATGGCCAAGCCAACCCATGTGTGTGCCTGTTTGCACGTGCACACCTCCGTGTGTGCATTGGTGCATTGCTCACAAGCGTGTGCACACGCAGACCTGTGCAGGAGAGTACATTGGCACATGTGTGTGCCAGCGTGTACGTGTGCAAAGGGTTGTCTGTGCACGTGATGTTGGTGTGTGCACAGCCATGCAggtgcacacacacgtgtgtgacatgcagggaaggttgaggttggattttggggacaatttcttccccaaagggctgtggggcattgaacaggctgcccagggcagtgctggagtcaccatccctggagggttggacagacggacatgaggttctcaggacatggggtggcACCAGGAGTGGGGAAcgggtggactcaatgatctaaAAGGTCGGGGATCCCAGCTGGACCCCAGCACGGGGGTAACTTCAGATCCTTTGGTTGCCCCTCACCACCACCACGCTGAAAACCACagaaaaggagacaagagccctgCGGCGATGCTGCTTGAAACAAGACCACAACTTTATTTAAGCTAAAAACCCAGTTCTGTTCTCTTTACAAAAGGATAAGCATCTGTTctcagtacaaaagaaaagccCCCGAGCCCCAGGGACTGGGCAGGGAGCTCCGAAGCTCAAGTCATTTCCAAATTCCCGACTCTATACAAAACACCTCTGCAAACCATGGAGGTTTGGCCAGCAGGACATCAAAAATAGTTGCCTGGattttcttgaaaacaaaaatatttgcatagcCTTTGGAAATTATTGCTCTTCTAGAAATACAAGGGATGAGTTGGGAGCTGCTGGGCACAAGCAGCCTCCAAAAATCCAAGAAATGGCCATGTTAAATATGGAGTTCGACATTAAATATGTAACCTCTTGGTTAAATACTTGGTTTCCATCACCAGAAAGTAGAGCACGAGGGCAGGaagcaaataaattaaataaataatggCTAATAAATAGTCCTGGAGCAACAGCACTGCAAGAACCACACGTCTCCACAAAGCTAACTCCACCTAAGGACCTGGAAGTCAACTGGGAAATGAGGAGGTTATTCAGCACGTTCCACATCTCATGTAAAATGGAAGGAAATAAATTAGACCCCCCCACGCGCACgtagtaaataataaataaaacaggAAATTAAGACACGCTTCTTTTTTCCGGGATGTCTGCAGGACACGGATGGTGATGAGCAACGCTACAAACCGTAAGAAGATGTGGTCCAAGCCAGGAGCAAAGGTTTGGCTGAGAACTCCTCATCCAGCAGGGACATGGGTGCTCTGGAAGGTCAGCTGTCCCTTAATGAGATTCCAGGATCCACGATAACCTCATGCTGGTTGTAGATTACGGATGAGTCTGAGGCTCAGAGGAGGACAGGAGGAACCATCATGAGAAGCTCTGAGCCCAGCTGGACCATGCTGTCCCTGGATGATAGGGTGGCAGCAAAGAAAACGTTCTCCATGGGCCAGGAAGCGTCAAGGAGGAGCAACCATACTGGTCTTCTGCAAATGGTCTAGATCATTCCCACCTTTTCCATCACAGAATACCATGAACCCATTGGAGTGTGTGGAACCGGTCATCCCAAGGAGCACGAGGGGCTTGTCCATCCCCAATGTGAGGCAGAGGTGTGCCCACACCTCCCACCCCAAGGACGGAGGAGAAGGAGCCGTAACATCTTGGCAATGGCCGACCCCAAGTGCTGGAGTGCGTTCAGGAGGAAAGTCCTGTAGGTTGAAGCCGCCTTCATGAGCATCtctgggggagagggaggaggaggcaaTGGCTCAGCTCTTGGTTGAAGGAAGGGTTCacatggctcctggggacagttTCGATGTCAACAAGGTGGCACCAGCGCAGACGTGTTGGGAGAGGACAGGAGGGACGGCTGAACCTTCCACAACAACGTCCTGCAGCGATGCTCAGAAGTCTCTCACCCCACAGCGATACCCTCGCTCCAGTTGTGTCCGTTCTAGAAACATCTCCACGACGCGGCCGAACTTCTCTCTGTGTCAAGAATTTGGGTCTAACTCTGCTTTGCTACTCGTTGAAGATGGCGTTGAGCTGAGGCCCGGCCACGTGGTGTGGGTAGGACTCGTAGCTCATGTCTATGGGGATCTCATAGCGGGGCACTGTGGTCTGGAAGTGGGAGGCATGTCCGTGTGCTCCAGCCAGGCTGACCGAGGGATAGTGGGCCATGAAGGTGTAGGACTTCTCCAGGTCTGGAGAACCATCTTGCTTCAAGGAGAAGTTCCCGCTGATGCTCAGGGGTGGCGTCAGGGGACCCTCGTAGGGGGGAGTGGTGCAGTCAGAGGGGTGGTTTCCAAAGGAAGCGTCCACCAAGCTCTTGAAGGTCGGTGGCTTCAAATGCAGCAGATGCGTCTCCATGGTCCCGTAGGGTGGGCTGGGGAGCCCCGGGGACTGGTAGGTGAAGGGGTGGCTGGAGATGGCTGATTCGCACACCGGGGACTTCTCCTCATGCTTCTCCAGGAACAAGGTCTGTGGTCCCAACTGCAGACAACCAGCCACCAGGTTGCTGGTGGGCTGGGACAAGCCCTTGCAGAGCATCTCCACAAAGCTCTTCCCTTCGGGGGTCTGCCCTGTCTCCAGCACCTCCGACAGAGCCCAGATGTAGTTTCTTGCTAGCCTCAGCGTCTCGATCTTGGACAACTTCTGAGTCTTGGAGTAGCAGGGCATCACCCTCCTGAGGTTGTCAAGAGCATCGTTCAGCCCGTGCATCCGCGTGCGCTCCCGGGCGTTGGCCTTCACCCGCCGGGCCCTGAACCGCTCCAGCCTCGCCTtggtcattttcttcttctttggtcCTCTTCTCTTGGGCTTTTCCccatcatcctcttcctcctcttcttcctcaatGCTGTCGTGCTCTTCGTTCAAGCCGGGCATCAATCCAAAAGGACCTTGCCTGCCGTCCTCGTCCTTCAGCTCATCTTTGGAGCTCAACGTGTCGTCCATCCAGGCTTGGGTGCTCACGAGCTCCGCCATCTCTTTGGGCTTGGCATATGTCTTGGTCATCTCTGATCTCTGCAACAAAGGGACAACGAGACGTCAATGAAATCCAGCAGAAGCATCACTCAACATGTTGAGGGCATTAGGAACTGAGCTCCAAATCATCTTCCAGAGACAACAACTGCTTCCAGTCCCCTAACGGTACCTATAGAATCCAAGTATCcgtcatctatctatctatctacaatAGTTTCTGCTGGTTTTTTGGGAGCCATTGGAGCCTCTCCCCAGGGCCCAGCAGCTCTTTGCCAGGGCTTCCAACAATTCCATTTTAAGGTtattaatttcttccccaaagggtgatgaacaggctgcccagggcggtgctggagtcaccatccctggagggttggacagacggacatgaggttctcaggacatggggtagtgatAGAGTTGAGGAACGGTtggtcttgaggggcttttccaaccaaaatgattctttgattctgtaatAATTCTACAAGTCCCTCCTCTCATGGCTTCAACCCTGGTTGTCACGTTGTGGGTTGCAAAAGGGAATCTGCGAGTCAAGTTCCTCTGCTCATCTGCCGCTGGGTGTTTTCCTGCCTGGGCTCTCCTAACCTGGGCACCTTTGCTTGAATCTTCCTCTGCCATAACGGCCACGGTCCCACTGCACAAAACAGCCCGAGTTTCATGTTAAtcagcccccccaaatcctgtcatcGTGCCTGACTCATTTAATAAAGCTTAGTATCTAAGCAGCTTTGCTGAAAGTGTGCTGCCCAAgccccggccccaccgccccGGCCACCCCACGCAGAAAATCCCACTTTTAATATGCGTGATGGGGCTTGCGGGCTGGATTAGGGTGTTAATTGCTGCGCGCAGCCTTCGTATCCCCAGAGGACCATGTGGCCCCAATTAACTCTTTGCAGAGTCACTGGGGTCTGTCAGATGCTCGGAAATCCGGGGTCGGAGGTGGTTGAGGACCTTCCTTGGGGTGAGCGGATGGGTCTGGCTGAACCGGGTCCAAACACCTTCTGCCAGCACCCTGGTGGGACCACAGGTCTGCACCCACTTTGCAGCCCAGGAATGGCTGTAGATCTGCTCAGACCACCCCTGAGGAGGGTTCCTGACCCTCCAGCCTTGGGCACCTGTCCCCAAAGCAGCAtcccatgtcccatccctggagacatcccaggccaggctggacggggctctgagcaactggtgaagatgtccctgctcatggcaggggtggcactgggggagctgggaaggtccccccaacccaaaccatctatgattctataatcccTGCCCACAGCTCCAGTCCCTCCCTGGTCCAGCATCTTCTCCCCCTTCCCTGCACTTCATGGCACAGCAGTTCCGTGGGGTTCTAGAATCTTGTCTCTTTGGAAATCCAGCTGGAATTTGCAGGGGGTTTGCTCTCTTTCTCCAgaatattgattatttttttaaaaaaggggatAAAAACAGACAAAGAGGGAGTTGCCTGACAAAGTCACTTTGGTAGTTTCCCAAGTAAGGAGACGGTGGGAAACCGCTTTGAAATGGAATACGTGTCCAGCCCCTTATTTTGGACACCTCTCGTTTTCAAACCTCTCCATCCCACATTGTCCAGAAGAACCACAAACAACCCCTTGCAGTAAAAGGTAATAAAACCCCTAATTTTCAAGTAGTGAAGGCTCAGCTGAATGCAGAGGGAGATGATTTCCCTTTGTGCCACCAGGCACCCAGCTCCCATCCCAAAATGACTCTGTTcaactccttctccttccctggaggACCAGAAACTTGGTTTCAACCCTCCACTGGTTTCCTTTCAAGGAACTCGGTGCCCCAGATGGGGACAGTTGGTCCAGGACAACCTGACCAGCCCCTGGGATGAAGACCCTGACCCTGGACAGGACCACCCAAAGCAGCAGAAACCCAGAGGGCTGAGGAGGAGGATGCAGAAGAGATACTGGCGCAAGAGCCAGGGACAAAAATGGGCAGCTGGGATGGGAATTCATAATGGAGATGGACAAGACACCCCTGAGCAGACCATGAAAATCAGGATTTACTGGAGAGCGCTGCGCCGTGTCCTGGCTGGGAACACAGGAGGATGCGGCTCAGCCGGTGCGCTCTGGCTGGGGGGCGGATGAAaagccccacagctgctccagcagctccagcatgGCCATCTGGGTGACTACAGGGACATCGGTGACACCCAGGGCTGCCCAGAGCTTCCAGTCCCACTCATGGTCCAATCCCAGTCCTactggggcaggggagaggggCGCACAGAGTTCGAGGGGAGCCCTGCAGCTTCCACACCTGGAAAAGGGGACCCCCCCGC of Patagioenas fasciata isolate bPatFas1 chromosome 28, bPatFas1.hap1, whole genome shotgun sequence contains these proteins:
- the NEUROD4 gene encoding neurogenic differentiation factor 4 produces the protein MTKTYAKPKEMAELVSTQAWMDDTLSSKDELKDEDGRQGPFGLMPGLNEEHDSIEEEEEEEDDGEKPKRRGPKKKKMTKARLERFRARRVKANARERTRMHGLNDALDNLRRVMPCYSKTQKLSKIETLRLARNYIWALSEVLETGQTPEGKSFVEMLCKGLSQPTSNLVAGCLQLGPQTLFLEKHEEKSPVCESAISSHPFTYQSPGLPSPPYGTMETHLLHLKPPTFKSLVDASFGNHPSDCTTPPYEGPLTPPLSISGNFSLKQDGSPDLEKSYTFMAHYPSVSLAGAHGHASHFQTTVPRYEIPIDMSYESYPHHVAGPQLNAIFNE